The following nucleotide sequence is from Nymphalis io chromosome Z, ilAglIoxx1.1, whole genome shotgun sequence.
AGGcaaagggacattacatcttagatgGTGTATCATCGCATCGACAGAGTCATGAAtcttttgagttttttttaatttgtgacaATGTAGAGAAATCCGAAACTatagaaaatacaaatattctgTCTTAgccaataataaatttaaaaaaggacgATGTATAGTGCTCTAGTTCATAGAcggaggttttttttaataaattatcacataattataatgaccttataaaaaaccttattttaaattataatctttaatttataatgtattttatatttataagcaattataatgtttttgttaacatGCAGTTTTTTtcctacaaaatataaaaacagaggGCCTTACTTATAAGCTTTATAAAGTGAAACACTGATGATCGCTccttctttcattattgatttgacgttcgaaagaagaatacacagcatcgtttaactaatcaatcgctaagcaacatttataagtcgCATTTGCTTTCGCACAACATTTAAATACGGAATACGTGTACTAATAACATATGAATAGCGGAAACTAACGtgcacaataataatattttgcgaGAAATAACTCTCGAGAGTCGTGACACTGTACACGCGATGAtcattctaaaattatattaagatatttgtaagccgagatggcctagtgataagaacgcgtgaatcttaaccgataatcgtgggttcaaacccgggcaagcaccactgaattttcatgtgcttaatttgtgtttataattcatctcgtgcttaacggtgaaggaaaacatcgtgaggaaacctgcatgtgtctaatttcattgaaattctgccacatgtgtattctaccaacccgcattggagcagcgtggtggaataagctccaaaccttctcctcgaaagctgccttagcccagcagcgggacattaacaggctgttactgttacttatttGTAAATCGTTTGCAAAACAGTTCAGTTAATCTGATCAACTTAGCATTAATAAATCCGATAATTGAATTTAGCTCCGAGACCATGGTGTCTAACGATATTTATTATGCAACGACGCACGTTAATTGTTAGGAGCCCGACGAAAGCGCTATCAATAATGCAAAGTTCATTATTAACAAGGAAGACGCACaataggccacttgatggtaagtggtcaacaacgccgaTAGATAATCGGtactgtcagaaatattaaccgtcttCCAAATCTACATCGCTAATCAAGGACAAGAAAGGTATTGTCATTTATGTGACATAAACTTTACGATTTATCTCCGTCAAGACCAgttgtttctttaaaaaacaaaacgcaATTGgaagtttttaaatacatatcataaatatacataaatagtcAAATATAAACGAGAAAGAGTTTTTAAaggctattattaataaaatgcaaattcGTTCGAGCTTACTTTTTGAATATGAAAggtatttttaactatattcaTGAAATTCCTTCGTTTTCTAGATTATAATTACCGAACATTGTACTCataaagtaacttttatttCACTTGCTAGTTAACATTCTATGTCAAAAGTAGGAACAGTTTACTCcgtcttcttttttttaaattgcgtcCTAAAAATTCCATatagtaaaaatttttttattaatattccattctataaaatctaagaaaagtattcattaaatacaaatgcaaatgtaataacttttttataaatatataaacatatatattagcaACATTACACATTGAATAAACCAGAAATATAGTTTGTGTACGGAACAATGAGTAGTCGATGAAGGCTTCATAATCAAATGACTAATGTGATtcgaaataatgaaattattagatGAATAGATGAATGAACTTCATTGAATGATTGTTAATACTAATTAGTGACCTCCGCACATCGGACTCAATATTATCTCTATATACtctattattgaaatttttttctattatttaaatataatgaaagtttATTCACacacaacattttttaattaatcgcattcacatatgaattaaatattagaatgccttcttaatattttatgtgtagatttattttaaatccttAAAAAATACGTACACTTAcgctttctttatttttatataatatacatgaatTCATGTATTAGtaaattcaagaaaaaaaacctatctttttctgtaaataaaccTATTATTAACATTCGCCTTAggcataattatttatcaatgatgattaaaaaaataaaacatggaaACAAAAAGATAGATCGCGTGCAATTCAGTACACGTAACGGAAAAACCTCCGAATCAGAAACGTTAAAAGTGACACAAAGAATAGTCATAGTCAATTTCTTCCTATAACGTTTATCGTGccaaagaaacttttttttaatatatgtaggtaGACGAGCAAATGAGTTACCTGATGCTAAGGTATCACCATCAATATTACCACCAAAAACATtacttatatcgccaatgtgtaACTTaaagtgttatgtcccttgtgcctataaacATATAGGCTCTCTCACCGttctaaccggaacacgacaatattaaatattattgttttgcggtagaattgcaaatttttcagttttaaattgttttagttgttattaaaaaaagttcaaatttatttgttcgATTAAAAGACGAGCACGTAATATTATCTCGTGCCATTAACGCATCGTTATTTAGATTTCGATTGAAATAGaaagaaatacatttatgtCTATAAATAACTACTTAAAAGACATCAACGcactcttttaattttaataaatcggTGTCAACTCGAACGCATATTATGTTTCTCTTGCAAGCGtcttgtaattaattttctgTGACGTCTTGGCAACagttatttataagataatggAATAGCGTAACCCAAAAATTCTTCGCGATGTTTATCAATCATTGCTCATGCTCGGAGTAATCCTAAATTGAGAAACTGGGTTACGCACACATTGTAAACACGGTCAACGCTTGTTTTCTAGTTTGCCTTATTAATTCCTATCTCCTAGACTTAGTACATCAGTTCATTAATCACAATGACGCCTTTAGGGCAACcacaactataaataaaaataaattagtatttaaaataaaggtcATTGACTTGACAGATTAGaactaatatatagtatattaaaatgtaactcAACTAATTCTTGCTCCTGTATTTGCGCGTAATAATCCTTCTCAGTCAGTAGTCGATAGTCGATAGTGGTAGTTTCTGAGACGAGCCGTCGTAGCCAATATAAATCAAGAGAGTATTACTATTCTTCTTCtagctaatatattttttcaggaAACACAGCtagaattaacttaaaaagcaaaacatcGCCTAAGTACCCAATTTGAGCTAAACCGTTAGAGCGGTTTCCGAGATACaccgaaataaattttatatacgagTACATAGACGTCCGTTTTATAGTTTCAaactaaaaaatgttattagctTGTATATAGGTTTAGTgtaaaacatttgtaataatgATCGTATAAAGACTCAGCAGAAATTAATACGAACATTACCTATAAATAGAACCATCGAATAATAACTCGACGAAACAGCTATCAGGCTAACGCACGCTCCGAGTTACTCTTAAATTTAGTAACAATACTATTTGCGACTAAACTCTAAATAATTTACTCCTTCATAGTTAATATGACAGAGGTTATTAAAATTGGTATcgatacatgtatgtatattttcgtctgtcgtttttattattttttgaaaacttttattttgaatttataataattattatttagttatttattagtgAAAATTTATAGTGAACTAATTCAGCTTTCATTCTTTCATAGAAATACTTGGACAACAACACCCTCGATATGAGGAACAGGGATCATCGCCACCTAGTGCTACAGATCGCATTAAAGTGCGCCGACATATCCAACCCATGCCGGCCATGGGAGATCAGCAGGAAGTGGAGCCTGAAGGTGTGCGAAGAATTCTTCCGCCAGGGTGACTGCGAACGCAAACTCAATCTACCAGTGACCGCGCTTTGTGATCGCCACACTACATCGATACCAAAGATTCAGACTGGTAAATACgacttttatgtattttttatatatataatattttcaaatttaatttggttctgaaaataatttgtatttcaattattttggtGCTTTGAATTACTAGTATCGTTAATAcacctataaataatttaaatgaatattttattatgaatggtGGAGTTGtcgataatttaaaatcactaatattttagtattggaCAATTATgtgaaagtaaagtaaatacatattgtCCTCGACATTGAATAAGTGTCGAAACTTCATCTTAACTATTAGACTATCATCATTAATGtacaataattattgattataacGGTTTATTTCCTTtgggtaataataatttaaaaatagtaaggCTTAAATTCGTTTTTCTCAcgcactaaaatattataaacgtgttGAAATCGGCAGGTTTTCTCAAGTACGTCGTAACGCCTCTAATCACCGAATGGCATCGTTTTCTACAAAACGACCTCTCCGCACAAATGTTAAAGAACCTTACTTACAATCGGGCCAAGTGGGAATCATTTGTTGCACAAGAGATCGCCGCATATACTAAGACGGACATATCTGAAGTGGACGTGATTGATGATGATTTTGAGACGTGTTCGGGAACTAATATGTCGGACAGCTCAGAACTTCTGTTGCCATTACGGCGTAGCTCTTTAAATCCCACCAAACCGAGTGGCTTAAAGGAACAATTGCGCCGCTTGTCGATGCCACTTAACGTGTTCACACAGGACACTAAGTTCAAGATCATAGAGAAGAGCCACGAGTCTCTGGCAGAACGTAACAAGGAAATCGCAAGTGCAATCGCTATAGGAAGTGGGAACTCTACCAACTCTCAAGTAAGTGTGCGCTCTCAATGCGAACACAGTGATTCAGCTGAGAAAATTATAAGCACAGAGAAGCTGCTGCCTGATTTGTCGACAGTCTGTATGACtacacccgggcaagcaactcGGCTTAACACCGTGATCAAGGAAGGTGGAACATGGAAGTTGGTGCGGCAGCAGACGTTCCCTCCGCTGGAGACCATCGCTCGCACTCGCGCTCTTCTTTCCCGCCCAATGTACACGAGCACCGATGACACCATCTGTCCATCTCGCCAGACGTCTGAATTTGCACTGACTTTGGAAGAAAGGCTCAGCAATTTATTCAAGGATACCGACAACGCTTCTGAGACTATTAACGTAGCCGACGGCCCGGACAGTCGACTAAGGGAGAATTTCAAACTAGCAGTCAAGCCGACTTCGGGGGCCTCCCGCCGAGACTCTGCCACCGTAGGCAGTCAGCTACGTGACAATTTGTCTACGGTACAGCTTAGCTCGTCTGAACAACTGCTTAATCGTAGGAAGTCCATGCCAACTGACGCTATTGCTTACTGTAAGTTAATTTTTACCTCACattctttatgtatatttttatatttgaatttgctTTAATCATCTTATACAAGCATTTATTTCACAGCACCAAAAGAGAAGAAGATGCTAGAAATTATACCTCAGCTGCTGCGACGCACGCTCTCTAGCAAGGACTGCTGGTCTCGCCGCCGAGGGTCTGCTCCGGCCCCTGTGGCCCCCTCTGAACTGCGGGGTCTAGCATCGCAAGGAGCCTTACGTCACAGCGTAAATGGGGGCAGGCGAAAGCCTGGCCCCATTGGTACTTGCCAGCAATGGCTCGCTAAAGCGACGCACGGCGTCCAGGAACGCACAATGCAACATCTGCCACGCAGGGCCTCTTTGCCCGTTGAGGTGATTACAGGTGCTAAGTCGATGTCTTTTTTTTAGCTTTGCATGATGTGCTGTCTTAAGTAAGCTTTGAGCTCTGCCTGAATGGCATttgaacttataaaatataagggtAACATTATTTGATTAGCCAATGctattttgttattagttaaGAACATTGTTCttaactaataacaaaatagtATCCTTTTTAATGTCAAGAAATGAACTTTTTAATGTCAAGAAATCAAGAAATCAATAAACGTACTGTAAATAATGCATACTTCGGTTTTGCTTTTGTCGCAATGGCaggcatttatatattttattttgcatttattattactacGCAAACAGTACTAAGgcttttatacaattatttaagtaGCTCTTGACATCGAACGTAGATGGTTAAAACTTGTGTTATTTTTCCCAGGTATTTGAAACCTCTGAACAACCGAAGACCAATGAAAAGAAGTAAATGATATAATCGCGCCAGCATTTATGTACGCGATTAATGTTTCACGGAATCGACAAAATCTCTtggaaatatgtaattttaaaattaaacggaCATGGCGTTATGGCGACAGTGCCCTCTAGCGAGTACATGTACTAGTGTTGTTCCGTAGCATATGCTGCACCGGTACAGCCCTCTCCCGTCAGTATGCTGCACCGTTAGAGCAGCAAGTTGGCCTTTGTGTGAAGCTAACGCTAGTGCTGCCAACCCAATGGTTGTGGAGCTGGTCTTGCAACCCGTGACGTAACAGAAGCGGAAGTAACATTTCTTTAAGTTTTTTCAAAGTTTGAGTACAAATTGTTTTCTATACTgggatgatttttttatattaagtttttgttaagtatttattaatttagtatcTCTTTCTTGACTAACTTAGTTTAGCTTACTTTACCTTGTTCGAGTTGGCTGAAGGCCGTAAGGACACGACCCAGCATTCAAAGCGAATGCCAAGTTAAGACAAGGAGTAGAGTCTCACAATCAATAACTTTTAGTATTTGAAAGTTATATAGTCATAGTTTTAAGCACTTCTGTTTAAGATCTTATTTAAACGCCCTTTTGGCGTTCActtatgaagtatatttttaactattcgTGTTATATTACTAAATTCAGTATTATCAGTTTTAACAATTCGATCaccttacataaaaaaaatagtatagacGAATAACGTTCTATCAAGTTACCCTCGATGTCGCATCTGTATCgacttcaattaattaaaaaataataataatcgtatcAGAACTTTCAGAACAATCGTTGTAAACTGGGGTCATATTCattaaaaaggaaatatatCACTCgatatatttgtgttaaatgtatttcattcaatatttatGTGTAGTGATAGAGAAAATATGTGTCACATAGCAGTATTTAATATACCTAGTTAGCGATCAGCATCGATTATCTCATAATACCTATTGGACTATATTTCCTCTGAGTAGAGCATTTTGTTATGAAGGATATATGAGCTTGATTTAggataacaaataattttctcGCTTAGCGGAACTGAAAACAGACTGTTTTCAAAGTGTTCGAAGGTTAAGTTCGAATGTAAAATGGGGAGAGAGAACGGACTGCTGCCTTGCTCAgtggaaattatatttatattatattatattatatatcaatatttaattagtcgTAGTTACATAGTTATCGTTAAAagtttattcaattacaaaaatatttaaaaaagaatgaaaaatacaaaaaaaaaatcgatgttATTGATGTCAGTCGTCGTCTATTTATTCAtggatgttttaaaaaatattttgcaatgcAGTAAGAGATTCTTAGGCTAAGAACTAACGGAGCGGTTTTCAGTCGCGCCCGCCGCGGTGGCGGAACGACTTTTGTTTCTAAACTCATGAGACCGCAGTTCTGTTCGGTTACCGCGGACGTCGCGGTTGCGGTTATCGCCCGCAAACTTGTCGGATGAGATTTCTGTACGCGCGCCTTCCGCCAACCAACCGCAAAATACGCGGGCTAAGCAGTGAAGCTGCGGGTGACCGCGACCCGCGTGATTCTACTAGTTGGCTGCCGGTGCAGTGGAACCCTTACATACCTGCATTCTACAGAAGCCGCGAACCCGCAACAAGCGTGTGAAAACGGCTCCGTGAGTTCTTAGCCTTAGGCTCTATAAATGTATCGCAAtaggtttaaatttaaataaaattgtaggtTAAATATAATTCCCTTACATTCGAAAATCGAAttagaatattttcaaataaaccgACGTCTAGTCTTATTATtgcattcatatttaaaaaaatgtattttcgcTTTGAAATCGGCTTAAGTTTCAATCCTGTACTAAATCAAATAAGTTCTTATAATATTGGCGATAGAGTTTCGAAAATATACGAATGAAAAACGTCTTATAACCGTATGTTCATTAAAGTAAATGTTAGTAATCAAAAGAGGATTTAAAGCAAGATGaaagaagttattatttttttttatcttaaacatagaattattctatttattttattatgtttattatatatactctgtaatataattgaaatatattaagttatatattgatcctaaaattaaataaaacctaccCTCAAAATGAAACCATCGTAGCTCATGAACGATACGCCAACGTGCAATGTTACGTCATAATCGTGAAAAACATTTGACTATGCACGTATTACACGTCTGCACTCGATATTCGTAAATTCAGACACGCCAATGCTATAAGAGATTTTCACTGTAGTTAAAACAacattagtttaaatattagaatatttacgAAGTTAAACATGACATTGTAGGATTTAAGAACATTGTAGTAGTTTATTATAGTCGTAAGTACGATCACCCTCACTCAGTTACAGATCTTCGtccttcttttaatataatttagcaCAATTGTAAGTTAAATGATTTCTACTAGATTTAAGTTATTCTAGTTAACTACTATATACTACTagttaactaatatattatactgttgatcgatgacattttattttataacatattaatattcgaTAAACATTTATTTCCTTTTCCAATTGACAGTTCATTAAATTTACGTTACTTATCTGCGGCAACGAGACACTGACTCGTTTgaattattatctaaaaaatatcatttaattctTATTACTTAATACGAAATGCTCAAtgctaagtttattttatagttttttaattatttttttagtgtgttaggtttattaatatataatatatcatatatatatttaaatgaatcatataatatttatagtataatcaaataatttccGTTGTAACATTTAACATCGTAAACTATTTCAAAATTACGTATCGAcaagaattttttaaaaatcagtTTGACGTTTTCGATTTTCTTTCCTTTTTATAACCTCCGACCTTTATCCGGCCACGTGTCATTCTCCCGCCATACttctctataaaatataaatattattaagaaagcTAAACCATTCAAAGTATTTAATGACGTTTTAAAAATCAGGCACTAATAGATgttgcttaaatatatttaaaaaaaaagtagttaacTGATTCGATGTCTATTCTCAAATCCTATGACCCCAGTATAAAGATCTATAGAAAGGTGTTTCTTGTTGTTGTAGTAGATATTGTCATTACTAAGTATTATATCTTATTAGAAAAAGACCCGATTTAACAATAGTATATACCTATTTCGGATATCACAATTTTATCAGAGTGTTATATTAAAGCACAGAAGCTGTTCAATATTAACGGCAACTATTAATGAAAATACTTGAATTGCTTTAAGGATATAAAAAATAGAGAATTGATTTCGTCATTGGTATCAAATCTTAGTGAAAATTTTGAAACCACTAAAGTATTTACAATGAATCGTGATGTAAGATTCCCAACGATAAGATTTTCAGATAATATTGTCTTTTTGACTTTGAGAATACCCCTCGCGCTCCTTTTCATCATATTTACCATTTTCGGTATTTGTTCAaaacatattcataataaaatcggGTCCGGAATTAATGTTACGTCTTAATGTGTAGAAACAGatttaaaattacatgtaaTCGTTATATTAGATTTAATGTTCAATGTAATTTCTCAttgtcatttattaattttaatagaccGCTTGATATGTCAACGCATTGTGTAATCCcaactttgtaatatttattatctctgaaGACTACTTTGATCCAgtcgatattatataaatatatatcctgCAATTTACACAAACTATCACATATTTCTACAACAGGAACTTTTGTAATACGGCACTGAAGATACCGTTAACAGCTGCAGCGTTAGCAAAACATTTCTCGAAAGACTGtccatatatttttaagatattttgacCAGAGTTTACAGAATTTGAAAAATTGGTACAGTCGTCGAGATtacacataatttatttttgtagtaatGAATTGTCATTTATCCCAAAAAGAAAATCGTGCGTTTTTGTTGTCGCTACAACAGTTAACTATCTTTATTGCTGTCTGAAATTTCAacctgtatttatatatgtaaatattatttcgcGATCATCACACGTTTGTAACAAACCCTTCCAGGTACTCGAAACGACTAATAaacaaagatttatataatagaagaaCGTTCCACGAATAAAATATCCACGGTTTAACTTAGAAATATAGTTTaggggtgattagttaaataatgctgtgtcttcttctttcaaatgtcaaatcattgTTGTCGAAAAGagaaaaatgtatgtttaactaatcacccgctgaaTAGTgaacttttttaaaacaatcgtATAATGATCGTGAAACTATACATATGTACTCTTGAAATCCTccgaattaattataatttttcataaactTATGATAGGGCAACATGGTTTTTGTCAAAACTTTCCGTGAGTTTTTTGAGCCTAGTGAAAAGTTTCAAATGTGTTCTAATTATATCGAagccatttaattaaattttatttcgctaaattattacatatcattttaacattttctgTAGATGTTAAATTTGCACAAAGATGGTGGTGTTTTCAGTTCACTAGAGGTGCACAAATTTTGAGAGAGgcaatcataattttatttttatttaagttatttttaagttttttttttctcaagtaCAATGTCCGCGCTGGTAGCATAggttaattaataaactttgtaCATCTCTTTCTAAGTGTGTCTTGTTTTAATAACGACTAAGATGGAACGGTGTGCAGTATTACGTAAGCGATCGATCTAGGGTAAGGTATGTCTAATTCCTAGAGACAGGTTAGGCGTTCGGTTAGATGATATATACGTTCAACCGTAAAATCGTCACCTCACGTGACGGCAACGTGCGGAAAGATATCGTACTTACgttgctttttaaaataaatgttttatttttcattttattttcgttttatttctattattgatttgttcttttttttaaactaacatattttttatttcgttaactTTCCAGGACCATCTGAACTACAGGCGtacctttatattatatactattacgaatttaaattttactaatagcattttgtctatttattatatttggaaaaAGCTATATTGCGATCGActtataatgttttacattCGAAGACTGCTATTAGTTTGATATATACTATTCAAAGTAGACCTGCTTTGTTaggtatgtttaatatttatcaatgtacACAAGTGTGTAGTGTCTTAGTAGTTATATTGATGTGTACCTTCTTGATATACCcacttacataatattttcgaCTATCGGTGTATTTTCCGTGTCTTACCTTTCttgaatgtgaataaaattatttccccaatattattgtttcatttatattttttcaatcaacAAATTAGAAGACGATACTGATTTCTGCACGATGTGTAGAATCATAAAGCTTTGATCGGACAGCGGACGGGGCGGAACGGCTATGCGGTCActgtagcatgcgcaagcgataccgtggcgctcctcgttaagacggaaagggtaccgctggttttttagtggatattccgatgttcagggcgcactcggcgccttggaagCACCCCCGCCCCCTCActgtaacgcgtttttccaacgGCTACGCTATCACGACGGCGGCGCATTGTATTCTACGTATTCGTTAATACGTCACACAGCCGGCACAGTGCGACTCCTtctagggtccgttcacacagaccggctcggagaggagagcagatttttatcacgttggaaacagtgttttgagtgattgtagtaaagtttatttttgcatttgcaccttttttgtcattaaaaatgcctgaacgcgcttcgtgtgaagtaataaaaggagccgaccggctccgcttgcgtgctctttctcgctcgcgcaGCCGATCGGCTCTGATTGCGTGCTCTTTCAGATTCTTttgctttcagatctcttccagccggtcgatgtgaaatagttggcggctccgctccggccaattccaagcgtatacgacccggtctgtgtgaaaagaaaaaagcaggccgatgttctccgagccggtctgtgtgaacggacccctATATTAACTAGTAGTCACCGCTCCCTCACGCTGTCTGACCATACCACTATAGTTGTCGGCTCAAGAACCTCAAACATGTGTACGACATCAATTAAACTATGTCCGTGGAATAATTAAGGTTGTTTTATTATAgttctttaaaaatatgacGATATTTTAGCAAcgcatgataatattataaatcaggTTTAATTAGTATACATTCATTTTACTAACAAAATGCCGATAACGACATCGACGACAttcaaaacacatttttttcgcAAATGCGTAATAAATATCAACAACATAGTAGAGAACCtttgtttaaaactaaaataaatcaacaaaaaTCCTACTAATCACTAAACATGTACTTATTCTTCAactataataaactaataaaatatatattttacgttcTCCAAATTatcttttcaaaaatatactttagtaGGTTAATTTTACACATTTCACACTTTGGTAGTTAATTAGGTAGTTATCTATTGAATCGCCGTATCTCTTTTCGTTGTCCCTTCATCgttattattgtcatataaCCAGTCCcattttagatatttaaatcttaaattattattaccacccactcatcagatatatcAATTTGATAACAGCTTAATGGTGATAAAGATTTATGCAAATCCTGTCTGGGAAGATAACAACTATTCCATACTAATTCCACCGATAAACAGCAGTAGTTAGTATTggtgtattccggtttgaaggaccagtgagccagtgtaattacaggcacaagggacataacattttagttcccaagtggcgcattggcgatgtgagcgatggacaacatttcttacaatgccattgttatgggcgttggtgaccatttaacaggTGACCCATTTCCTCGTCCGCCTAGGTATGATTAAAATCATTACTTGAAGTATTCGTATTGCCAAACAGCGTGATGATAACCCAAAATTGGAAGAGAAACTAAACAATGCTAGATTAATGATTAATGGGTACTGTAGGTATTGTAAGGAGCTGCTAAAGAATTTATATTGTATCGTACAACTACAATGACTTTTCTGATAGTTATAGTTTATTGAAAATTGACGtggcaatttaaatatttcttcataACTTTTAACATCATTCTTTAGTTgaatcgtaaatatataaatactctaACGCTTTTGACACAAATTATCGAAACatgttaaataattcaattctaCGTGATGACTAATgtctatgaatataaaattgtaagcacct
It contains:
- the LOC126780319 gene encoding cGMP-inhibited 3',5'-cyclic phosphodiesterase 3B-like isoform X3, which translates into the protein MWKFNAFTLENVSGGRCLPVLCVHLFHVYGLISYFKLDAVKTWRLFTMIEEGYHSTNPYHNSVHAADVTQAMHCFLQQKQIRDHLEPIEILASLLAAIAHDIDHPGVNQPFLIATSNHLAALYQNTSVLENHHWRVAVSCIIESGLLEVQEIRVKVERQISSLILATDITRQQEFLSQFKKYLDNNTLDMRNRDHRHLVLQIALKCADISNPCRPWEISRKWSLKVCEEFFRQGDCERKLNLPVTALCDRHTTSIPKIQTGFLKYVVTPLITEWHRFLQNDLSAQMLKNLTYNRAKWESFVAQEIAAYTKTDISEVDVIDDDFETCSGTNMSDSSELLLPLRRSSLNPTKPSGLKEQLRRLSMPLNVFTQDTKFKIIEKSHESLAERNKEIASAIAIGSGNSTNSQVSVRSQCEHSDSAEKIISTEKLLPDLSTVCMTTPGQATRLNTVIKEGGTWKLVRQQTFPPLETIARTRALLSRPMYTSTDDTICPSRQTSEFALTLEERLSNLFKDTDNASETINVADGPDSRLRENFKLAVKPTSGASRRDSATVGSQLRDNLSTVQLSSSEQLLNRRKSMPTDAIAYSPKEKKMLEIIPQLLRRTLSSKDCWSRRRGSAPAPVAPSELRGLASQGALRHSVNGGRRKPGPIGTCQQWLAKATHGVQERTMQHLPRRASLPVEVFETSEQPKTNEKK
- the LOC126780319 gene encoding uncharacterized protein LOC126780319 isoform X1, with protein sequence MQQCGFCSMLSGLLRRAMCISSRRGSSESYYRELGDQDTLKIEDRSSILSDDSEEIIQEVPVLVTRVDINEIRIKKKPSLCTGRFLTMHKRRKKSLVTRSLRLESALLDDLQYGQVQCILKQSVMWKFNAFTLENVSGGRCLPVLCVHLFHVYGLISYFKLDAVKTWRLFTMIEEGYHSTNPYHNSVHAADVTQAMHCFLQQKQIRDHLEPIEILASLLAAIAHDIDHPGVNQPFLIATSNHLAALYQNTSVLENHHWRVAVSCIIESGLLEVQEIRVKVERQISSLILATDITRQQEFLSQFKKYLDNNTLDMRNRDHRHLVLQIALKCADISNPCRPWEISRKWSLKVCEEFFRQGDCERKLNLPVTALCDRHTTSIPKIQTGFLKYVVTPLITEWHRFLQNDLSAQMLKNLTYNRAKWESFVAQEIAAYTKTDISEVDVIDDDFETCSGTNMSDSSELLLPLRRSSLNPTKPSGLKEQLRRLSMPLNVFTQDTKFKIIEKSHESLAERNKEIASAIAIGSGNSTNSQVSVRSQCEHSDSAEKIISTEKLLPDLSTVCMTTPGQATRLNTVIKEGGTWKLVRQQTFPPLETIARTRALLSRPMYTSTDDTICPSRQTSEFALTLEERLSNLFKDTDNASETINVADGPDSRLRENFKLAVKPTSGASRRDSATVGSQLRDNLSTVQLSSSEQLLNRRKSMPTDAIAYSPKEKKMLEIIPQLLRRTLSSKDCWSRRRGSAPAPVAPSELRGLASQGALRHSVNGGRRKPGPIGTCQQWLAKATHGVQERTMQHLPRRASLPVEVFETSEQPKTNEKK